Proteins encoded together in one Caldicellulosiruptor saccharolyticus DSM 8903 window:
- a CDS encoding Rpn family recombination-promoting nuclease/putative transposase, which yields MQQKVPHNQYDLTFKRLFQFKEVFLNFLRGNINREWVNRIDAESLEFVDRSFIKDEFVEKEADVIYRARLEDTDVYFYVLIEPQSTADRNMPRRLFEYMTLIWKRHMEEKADELLPPIVPIVLYNGRSGWNIPTQIFKGFDIFKDDMFNYILVDVNRLDDEKLKSRLDLLSIILYLEKSRRNAEEFVEKLSEVSEYICKLPQVQLKVFCSWLLRIVKPQVREEMESRIDELLKKIEAEGVEDVGEFIFNVQQLIQEYYREAEEKGKEKGYEEGIQEGIKEGIKEGIQRKEEEIVRRLIQKGFNDNFIAEATGVEIERIKKIREEYTEYS from the coding sequence ATGCAGCAGAAAGTACCGCATAACCAGTATGATTTAACATTCAAGAGATTATTTCAATTCAAGGAAGTATTTTTAAACTTTTTAAGGGGCAATATAAATAGAGAATGGGTAAACAGGATAGATGCTGAGAGTTTAGAGTTTGTTGACAGGAGTTTTATTAAGGACGAGTTTGTAGAAAAGGAAGCAGATGTGATATATAGAGCGAGATTAGAAGATACGGACGTATACTTTTATGTGTTAATAGAACCGCAATCTACTGCGGACAGGAATATGCCAAGAAGGTTATTTGAGTATATGACTCTTATATGGAAAAGGCACATGGAAGAGAAAGCAGACGAGTTATTACCGCCGATTGTTCCGATAGTGCTGTACAATGGTAGAAGCGGGTGGAATATACCGACCCAGATATTTAAAGGTTTTGATATATTCAAGGATGATATGTTTAACTATATTTTGGTTGATGTGAACAGGCTTGATGATGAAAAGCTAAAAAGCAGGTTAGACCTTTTAAGTATTATTCTTTATTTAGAAAAGTCAAGAAGAAATGCAGAGGAGTTTGTAGAGAAGCTCAGTGAAGTGTCAGAATATATTTGTAAGTTACCACAGGTGCAGCTAAAAGTGTTTTGTTCATGGCTTTTGAGGATAGTAAAACCGCAGGTGAGAGAGGAGATGGAGAGCAGGATAGATGAACTGCTGAAGAAGATAGAAGCTGAGGGGGTGGAAGATGTGGGCGAGTTTATATTCAATGTTCAGCAGCTGATACAGGAGTATTACAGAGAAGCAGAAGAAAAAGGCAAAGAAAAGGGCTATGAGGAAGGTATACAGGAAGGTATAAAGGAAGGTATAAAGGAAGGTATACAGCGGAAAGAAGAGGAAATTGTGAGAAGGCTTATACAAAAAGGGTTTAATGATAATTTTATAGCTGAAGCAACTGGAGTTGAGATTGAGAGGATAAAGAAGATAAGAGAAGAATATACGGAATATTCCTAA
- a CDS encoding carbohydrate ABC transporter permease: MKNKKKLTSEKIAKIVMNIIIVLALIVILFPFYWLLLTSIRPKSEIFNISSLITLKPHIGNYKMVFTERPFARYILNSFVIGLETTIISIVIASFAAYAIAKTNISPKIKNLVLSLSLAVSMFPQITIVSPIYIMVKNLGLRNSFFGLLIPYTTFSLPLAIWYLTTFYQGVSHEIDEAAKIDGCNTFQIFYKIITPLIAPGIFTAAILIFISVWNEFLFALVINTDDVWRTVSVGIVMFQGRFTIPWDEISAAAIVVMIPLVLMVFVFQQRIVSGLTAGAVKE; encoded by the coding sequence ATGAAAAACAAGAAGAAATTAACAAGCGAAAAGATAGCAAAGATTGTTATGAACATAATAATTGTGCTGGCACTGATTGTAATTTTGTTTCCTTTTTACTGGCTACTTCTTACATCAATAAGACCAAAAAGTGAAATATTTAATATTTCATCACTAATAACGCTAAAGCCTCATATTGGCAACTACAAGATGGTGTTTACCGAAAGACCATTTGCCAGATACATTTTAAACAGCTTTGTAATCGGCCTTGAGACAACAATTATATCAATTGTGATTGCCAGCTTTGCAGCATATGCAATTGCAAAAACAAATATCTCACCTAAGATAAAAAACCTTGTTTTGAGTCTTTCATTGGCTGTTTCAATGTTTCCACAAATTACAATTGTATCTCCTATTTACATTATGGTAAAAAACTTGGGGCTTAGAAACAGCTTTTTTGGGCTTTTGATTCCATACACCACGTTTTCGCTGCCACTTGCTATTTGGTATCTGACAACATTTTACCAAGGTGTCTCTCATGAAATTGACGAAGCAGCAAAAATTGATGGATGCAATACATTTCAGATTTTCTATAAAATAATTACGCCTCTTATAGCACCTGGCATTTTTACAGCAGCTATACTTATATTTATTTCTGTATGGAATGAATTTTTATTTGCTTTGGTCATAAACACTGATGACGTTTGGAGAACAGTCTCAGTAGGAATTGTCATGTTCCAGGGAAGGTTCACAATTCCTTGGGATGAGATTTCGGCTGCTGCAATTGTAGTTATGATTCCTCTTGTACTAATGGTATTTGTATTCCAGCAAAGAATTGTATCTGGTCTTACAGCAGGGGCTGTAAAAGAGTGA
- a CDS encoding cache domain-containing protein, translated as MKAIVKKAKSLASTLPGKIAILLFLVVLILVLLIDIFTVTFSTSMLRQNIEDSISTSTFQSGKYFDQILERAKDLSFQLATNETLKKYINVQKTSNDDYEKLEWKKEAQKALLSIVSSNKFISSVYILINKESSLGYPTISFDNIDFNNLFKSNWVKMAFESDQGFIWCADHNQYFNDVLKEVGSDVRDYSISVVRV; from the coding sequence ATGAAGGCGATTGTGAAAAAAGCAAAAAGTTTAGCGTCAACTTTGCCAGGGAAGATAGCTATTCTTCTGTTTTTAGTTGTTTTAATTTTGGTTTTGTTAATAGACATATTTACAGTTACTTTTTCTACATCTATGTTAAGGCAAAACATAGAAGACAGTATTTCAACTTCAACATTCCAATCGGGCAAATATTTTGACCAAATATTAGAACGTGCAAAAGACTTGTCATTTCAGCTTGCTACAAATGAAACTTTAAAAAAATACATAAACGTTCAAAAAACAAGTAATGATGACTATGAAAAACTTGAGTGGAAAAAAGAAGCCCAAAAAGCGCTGTTGAGTATTGTTTCATCAAATAAATTCATTTCAAGTGTTTATATTCTCATAAATAAAGAATCTTCTTTGGGCTATCCTACTATCAGCTTTGATAACATTGATTTTAATAATTTGTTTAAAAGCAACTGGGTTAAGATGGCTTTTGAAAGTGACCAGGGTTTTATATGGTGCGCTGATCATAATCAGTATTTTAATGATGTTCTTAAAGAAGTTGGTTCAGATGTAAGAGATTATTCAATATCCGTAGTGAGGGTATAA
- a CDS encoding methyl-accepting chemotaxis protein: MIVIDIGKDVFDEMLSNIKITKNGISFVITPDSKIITSKNLSTAIKSKINVIKTTISEKADKKDADIFETNLSDVWIVSYSKSSDSGFIYASLIPKNDITSKIFKLQLVIILISLIFGVFVIGGSFFGTLKITKSVKVVLEQMNKASGGNLTAFSHVSLNDEIGILSDGFNKMVSQLRELVGKVKQLSEQVNKTISTIATIASETTAASNEVAKAISEIAEGASSQANEATLISQAMSGFTKDVINMVEDFNRMNKVSEEVLVKTDRGYSAIEVLRQVAGNSQKTTKDMILRVRELIGWVEKINKIMNLLSSISEQTRLLALNATLEAAKAGESGKGFAVVASEIRKLAQQSKDATKDVEEIVKNILSKAKFSEKVVDDVENIIKLQEDSIRSVEISFTEMKNVISDLLDGLQRAIETLRVIDSKKDKIFNSVENISAVSEETAALSEEVSAATEQQLASVEELQNMIYSLRNLSEELNKAISVFKVE, encoded by the coding sequence TTGATTGTAATAGACATCGGTAAAGATGTATTTGACGAAATGCTCTCAAATATCAAAATAACTAAAAATGGCATATCTTTTGTTATTACACCAGACAGTAAAATAATTACTTCAAAAAATTTATCTACTGCAATAAAATCCAAAATAAATGTTATTAAAACTACAATTTCAGAAAAGGCAGATAAAAAGGATGCAGATATTTTTGAAACAAATTTATCTGATGTATGGATAGTAAGTTATTCGAAAAGCTCAGATAGTGGATTTATATATGCTTCATTAATACCTAAAAATGACATAACATCTAAGATATTTAAGCTGCAACTGGTTATCATTTTGATTAGTTTGATATTTGGTGTATTTGTTATTGGAGGAAGCTTTTTTGGCACATTGAAAATTACAAAAAGTGTGAAAGTTGTATTAGAACAAATGAATAAGGCATCAGGAGGGAATTTGACAGCATTCTCTCATGTATCATTAAATGACGAAATTGGTATTCTATCAGATGGCTTTAACAAAATGGTAAGCCAGCTTAGAGAATTAGTCGGTAAGGTTAAGCAGCTTTCTGAACAGGTAAATAAGACCATCTCTACTATAGCAACTATTGCCTCAGAAACAACTGCTGCTTCGAATGAAGTGGCAAAAGCAATTTCAGAAATTGCTGAAGGTGCTTCTTCACAGGCTAACGAAGCTACATTGATTTCACAAGCTATGAGTGGATTTACAAAAGACGTGATTAATATGGTTGAAGATTTTAATAGAATGAACAAGGTTTCAGAAGAAGTTTTGGTTAAAACTGATAGAGGTTATTCTGCAATAGAAGTATTGAGACAGGTTGCAGGTAACTCACAGAAGACCACAAAAGATATGATTTTGCGTGTAAGAGAGCTAATTGGATGGGTAGAGAAGATAAACAAAATTATGAATCTGCTTTCGAGTATATCTGAACAAACAAGACTTTTAGCGTTAAATGCTACACTTGAAGCTGCTAAAGCAGGCGAAAGTGGAAAAGGTTTTGCTGTTGTTGCAAGTGAAATAAGAAAACTTGCTCAACAGTCTAAAGACGCGACAAAAGATGTTGAAGAGATTGTCAAAAATATTTTATCAAAAGCAAAATTTTCTGAAAAAGTTGTGGACGACGTTGAAAATATAATAAAACTGCAGGAAGATTCGATAAGAAGTGTTGAGATTTCTTTTACAGAAATGAAAAATGTTATTTCTGACTTGCTTGATGGTCTGCAAAGGGCAATTGAGACTTTAAGAGTTATAGATTCAAAAAAGGATAAAATTTTCAACAGTGTTGAAAACATTTCTGCTGTTTCAGAAGAAACTGCGGCTTTATCAGAGGAAGTTTCTGCTGCAACTGAACAACAACTTGCTTCTGTAGAGGAGTTACAGAATATGATATATTCTCTTAGAAATTTGTCTGAAGAGCTGAATAAGGCAATATCAGTATTTAAAGTAGAATAA
- a CDS encoding carbohydrate ABC transporter permease, translating into MDRKEKLFGYLFLLPAVLIFIFVAVIPLVQVFVFSLFDIQLNNPTKSEVSLSYKIDVENYANTVFTASSILDSVSSQSLDSKQKKIVDRIKSLLPELEKSIFNTNEKMSQLNKVNDLLNNFQPVDIKLKYLSVSRKEINQYNDYVKKLISLANSLPNTQETNDLKQALLALDQVIVKPNFVGLQNYSYYLKDSRLLSAIKNTLLFTVVTVFFELVFGLMLAVVMHKVTSLKNVFKSIVLMPWAIPTVISALMWKFMYDGQVGIMSKFFADIGLIKSPADLLSSTTNAMIAAMTADIWKTTPYIAILLVAGLQTIPESLYEAAKVDGANAVYQFFRITLPMLKPTILVALLFRTLDAFRVFDLIYVLTGGGPANSTETVSIYTYKTLFNQLDFGRGSTLAVLIFIMVTIISFIYIKILGAEVFSHQKR; encoded by the coding sequence ATGGACAGAAAGGAAAAACTATTTGGGTATTTATTTTTGCTTCCTGCAGTTTTGATATTCATCTTTGTTGCAGTAATTCCTCTTGTGCAGGTTTTTGTCTTCAGCTTATTTGACATTCAGCTCAACAATCCAACAAAAAGCGAGGTTTCTCTTTCGTATAAGATAGATGTTGAGAACTATGCAAATACAGTCTTTACAGCATCATCAATACTTGACAGTGTAAGCAGCCAAAGTTTGGATAGCAAACAGAAAAAGATAGTAGATAGAATAAAATCTTTGCTGCCTGAGCTGGAAAAGAGCATATTCAATACCAATGAAAAGATGTCGCAGCTTAACAAAGTAAATGACCTTTTGAACAACTTTCAGCCAGTTGATATAAAGCTCAAATATTTATCTGTTTCGAGAAAAGAGATAAATCAATACAATGACTATGTGAAAAAACTAATATCGCTTGCAAATTCATTGCCGAACACACAAGAAACCAATGATTTAAAACAGGCACTTTTGGCGCTTGACCAGGTTATTGTAAAACCAAACTTTGTTGGTCTTCAGAACTATAGCTACTATCTAAAGGATTCAAGGCTTTTGTCAGCCATAAAAAATACACTTTTGTTTACAGTTGTAACAGTATTTTTTGAACTTGTATTTGGTCTTATGCTTGCTGTTGTTATGCACAAAGTAACAAGCCTGAAAAATGTTTTCAAAAGCATTGTTCTTATGCCTTGGGCAATTCCTACTGTTATATCGGCTTTGATGTGGAAGTTTATGTATGATGGTCAGGTTGGTATTATGTCAAAGTTTTTTGCAGACATTGGACTTATCAAAAGCCCGGCAGACCTTTTATCAAGTACTACAAACGCAATGATAGCTGCAATGACAGCCGATATCTGGAAAACAACACCCTATATTGCAATTTTGCTTGTTGCAGGGCTTCAGACAATTCCGGAGTCGCTGTATGAAGCCGCAAAAGTGGATGGTGCAAATGCAGTTTACCAGTTTTTCAGGATTACATTGCCAATGTTAAAACCAACCATACTTGTTGCTCTGCTTTTTAGAACCCTGGATGCATTTAGAGTATTTGACCTCATTTATGTTTTAACAGGCGGCGGTCCTGCAAACTCAACTGAGACAGTCTCTATCTACACTTATAAAACTTTGTTTAACCAGCTTGACTTTGGTAGAGGTTCAACCTTAGCTGTACTGATTTTCATAATGGTAACCATTATAAGCTTTATCTATATAAAAATCCTTGGCGCTGAAGTATTCTCACATCAAAAGAGGTGA